In Eubalaena glacialis isolate mEubGla1 chromosome 3, mEubGla1.1.hap2.+ XY, whole genome shotgun sequence, the following are encoded in one genomic region:
- the HTR1D gene encoding LOW QUALITY PROTEIN: 5-hydroxytryptamine receptor 1D (The sequence of the model RefSeq protein was modified relative to this genomic sequence to represent the inferred CDS: inserted 2 bases in 1 codon; deleted 2 bases in 1 codon; substituted 1 base at 1 genomic stop codon): MTLFCERTTVKEGAACVKVCGKREPPTLSPPNQSVEGLLQGAPNRSLNATETPGAWDPGTLQALKISLAVVLSIITLATVLSTILTMLTTIFLTRKLHTPANYLIGSLAMTDLLVSILVMPISIAYTTTHTWSFGQLLCDIWLSSDITCCTASILHLCVIALDRYWAITDALEYSKRRTTGHAAAMIAIVWAISICVSIPPLXWRQAKAHEEMSDCLVNTSQISYTIYSTCGAFYIPSVLLVILYGRIYTAGRNRILNPPSLYGKRFTTARLITGSAGSSLCSLNPSLHEGHSHSAGSPLFFNHVKIKLADSVLERKRISAARERKATKTLGIILGAFIICXLPFFVASLVLPICQDSCWIHPAALFDFFTWLGYLNSLINPIIYTVFNEEFRQAFQKVIHFRKAS; the protein is encoded by the exons ATGACCTTATTCTGTGAGAGGACAACTGTGAAGGAAGGAGCTGCGTGTGTGAAAGTCTGTGGGAAGAGAGAGCCACCTACACTGTCCCCACCAAACCAGTCAGTGGAAGGCCTTCTGCAGGGAGCTCCCAACAGATCCCTGAATGCCACAGAAACTCCAGGGGCTTGGGATCCAGGGACCCTCCAAGCCCTCAAGATTTCTCTTGCTGTGGTCCTTTCCATCATCACACTGGCCACAGTCCTTTCCACCATCTTA ACCATGCTTACCACCATCTTCCTGACCAGGAAGCTCCACACCCCGGCCAACTATCTCATTGGCTCCCTGGCCATGACTGACCTCTTAGTTTCCATCTTGGTCATGCCCATCAGCATTGCATATACCACCACCCACACCTGGAGCTTTGGCCAACTCCTGTGTGACATCTGGCTGTCTTCTGACATCACGTGCTGCACAGCCTCCATCCTGCATCTCTGTGTCATTGCTCTGGACAGGTACTGGGCCATCACTGATGCCCTGGAGTATAGTAAACGCCGGACAACAGGCCATGCGGCCGCCATGATTGCCATCGTCTGGGCAATCTCCATCTGCGTCTCCATCCCACCACT TTGGCGGCAGGCCAAAGCTCATGAAGAGATGTCGGACTGCCTGGTGAACACGTCTCAGATCTCCTACACCATCTATTCCACCTGTGGGGCCTTCTACATCCCGTCTGTGTTGCTCGTCATCCTCTATGGCCGGATCTACACGGCCGGCCGGAACCGCATCCTGAATCCGCCATCCCTCTACGGAAAGCGCTTTACCACAGCCCGTCTCATCACAGGCTCTGCGGGGTCCTCGCTCTGCTCGCTCAATCCCAGCCTTCACGAGGGGCACTCTCATTCCGCCGGTTCCCCTCTCTTTTTTAACCATGTGAAGATCAAGCTTGCGGATAGTGTCCTGGAGCGCAAGAGGATTTCTGCTGCCCGAGAGAGGAAAGCCACTAAAACCCTAGGGATCATTCTGGGGGCCTTTATCATCTGCTGACTGCCCTTCTTTGTTGCATCTCTGGTCCTCCCCATCTGCCAGGACTCGTGCTGGATCCACCCGGCGGCCCTTTTTGACTTTTTCACCTGGCTAGGCTATCTAAACTCCCTCATCAATCCAATAATCTATACTGTGTTTAACGAAGAGTTTCGGCAAGCATTTCAGAAAGTCATCCATTTCAGGAAAGCCTCTTAG